The bacterium DNA window TTTGACCGGGCATCCGAGATGATTGAATTGGGATACAGAAAGGCGAAAGCGTGCCTGTCTGAAGTTTCGCCACAAAGGCGGAACGATGAACGCTAACATTTCACTAAAAGATAATCACTCAAAACTCAAAACCGAAAGGAGAACCTATGACTAACTTTCCTCTTCTCAACGCTTTTGCAAGCCATTGGTGGGTGCTGTTGCTGCGCGGCATTGGCGCCGTGTTGTTCGGCATTTTGGCCTTTGTATGGCCGGGGCTGACGTTGGTGGCGCTAGTTTTTCTCTACGGCGCTTATGCCCTCGTGGATGGCGTCACCGCAATCTTTGTCGCCGGGAGCGCCCGCGCGTGGTGGATGATCTTTGCCGGATTGCTTGGCATCATCGCCGGCATACTGACTTTTATTTTCCCAGGCATCACCGCATTTTGGCTGCTCATTCTGATCGCCTCGTGGGCCGTCGTCCGAGGAATCTTCGAAATCGTGACGGCGATTCAATTGCGCAAAGAATTGACGAACGAGTGGATGCTCATTCTCGGCGGCATTTTCTCGATCATCTTCGGCGTCCTGCTCTTTTTGAATCCGGCCGCGGGCGCGCTCGCGATGGTGTGGCTGATCGGCGCCTACACATTTGTGTTTGGAATCATGATGATCGTGCTTTCGTTCCGTTTGCGCGGATTACGAAAGTTCAAGCCGGCAACGGTCTAAGTAAGCGTCTAGAAATTATTTCCCGAGATCGTCGTAGTCCTGCCCCCTTGTGAGGCGC harbors:
- a CDS encoding HdeD family acid-resistance protein; translation: MTNFPLLNAFASHWWVLLLRGIGAVLFGILAFVWPGLTLVALVFLYGAYALVDGVTAIFVAGSARAWWMIFAGLLGIIAGILTFIFPGITAFWLLILIASWAVVRGIFEIVTAIQLRKELTNEWMLILGGIFSIIFGVLLFLNPAAGALAMVWLIGAYTFVFGIMMIVLSFRLRGLRKFKPATV